One stretch of Apis cerana isolate GH-2021 linkage group LG8, AcerK_1.0, whole genome shotgun sequence DNA includes these proteins:
- the LOC107999982 gene encoding uncharacterized protein LOC107999982 isoform X3, producing the protein MEASNNQQQKKEPSVHRPCAFDKMEGLVREMQDPENGVPVRSQKQFLTSIPSAFMGECHRYLRCGVSVSGHHGQDTTVGCLRVAGYDLIEWLMERLSIEESVEAVHIANQLCQYGYFFPVNDSKTLTVRDDSSLYRFQTPCYWPWQHKIPDNMEYAIYLAKRTLRNKQRHALEDYEIEALNSLRRNLQNKWDMIQLQAEEQVRLSKERKKGDKIVSDSQERAFWRVYRPPPGCLSSLEVTPVPTRFHPGLSRPPSRKRTITDLQREVALLKNSLTRTRIKVSAAIENFNSYFETYMEYDPMFVQPQPSNPWITDDQTFWQLNSPLVEIPTEKRVKRWALSMEELMSDPTGLQEFTQYLRKEYSHENIRFWLAVKDLRHSFQAKIPDKVNEIFREFLAPGAPCEINIDGKTMEKVHQEMKNPNRFTFDSAAEHVYTLLLKKDCYPRFIRSDQYRNLLASGVQPSQKKWFFFGGQAKKKVSSTSTSISAPTPTTSTLQHHAVTAGGGGGSGGGSKRRGSDRSLSGSAHELAICGIRDTSSMPRVPHSHSQSNLTDIPYRGDLARLVKIPTRPIPHNVQDAGTSETSMARPVDDVCPWDVVPGPSIEHDIDTGAQLRHPISSGVTSSVESQAEEGNNNLISQSHSIEVAARPSRKNSSQFDSCSSSSDVSLAVTEAVSEHLRKSCSLQQSSSTGGGSSTSERVGMTTRNYSIGSVGGRAKLGEIGRPSASSFNYPSPQHSLEYSHVVTEIRSEGKDIAEVVETETRSKLTLLEKEHTKKTLSKAPLISISAIVGDLASDSFAAQAEERKEDDCGKGVAAKEGEVEIEKRKGEVEGDKGDAVTVAEENLAVSTRVETETEESLEEAQVVPVWEPDTRQDDQIAPVTQPAPQQKRDNNVNEVCPWEDEENCRVDAPYVKTYATLGYL; encoded by the exons ATGGAGGCCTCTAATAATCAACAACAGAAAAAGGAGCCAAGCGTTCACAGGCCTTGCGCCTTCGACaag ATGGAGGGGCTGGTGCGGGAGATGCAAGACCCTGAGAACGGGGTACCCGTGCGCAGCCAAAAACAATTTCTCACCTCAATTCCTTCGGCTTTCATGGGTGAGTGCCATCGGTACCTGCGTTGTGGAGTAAGCGTAAGCGGCCATCACGGCCAGGACACTACAGTAGGCTGCCTGCGTGTTGCAGGTTACGATCTCATCGAGTGGCTGATGGAGCGGCTTTCCATCGAGGAATCAG TAGAGGCGGTCCATATTGCCAATCAGCTCTGCCAGTATGGCTACTTCTTCCCGGTGAATGACTCCAAGACACTCACCGTAAGGGATGATAGTTCTCTGTATAGATTTCAG ACACCATGTTATTGGCCATGGCAACATAAAATCCCTGATAACATGGAATATGCTATTTATCTGGCTAAGAGAACTTTAAGAAACAAGCAACGACATGCTCTTGAAGATTACGAAATT GAAGCTTTAAACAGTCTACGTAGGAACTTGCAGAACAAGTGGGATATGATACAACTTCAAGCTGAAGAACAG GTACGCTTATCGAAGGAGCGAAAAAAAGGGGATAAAATAGTAAGCGATTCTCAAGAGCGAGCATTTTGGAGAGTTTACAGGCCACCACCTGGTTGTCTAAGTAGCCTCGAAGTAACACCCGTACCTACGCGTTTTCATCCTGGACTTTCACGTCCTCCATCGCGTAAACGCACTATAACCGATCTGCAACGCGAG gtGGCCCTTTTGAAGAACAGCTTAACGCGTACAAGGATAAAAGTTTCTGCTGCTATCGAAAATTTCAACTCATACTTCGAAACATACATGGAATACGATCCAATGTTTGTACAGCCACAACCTTCCAATCCATGGATTACCGATGATCAAACATTTTGGCAGCTAAACAGTCCTCT AGTGGAAATTCCTACGGAAAAACGTGTTAAGCGGTGGGCATTATCCATGGAAGAGTTAATGTCTGATCCTACTG gTTTGCAAGAATTTACGCAGTATTTGAGAAAAGAATACAGTCatgaaaatatacgattttgGTTAGCGGTTAAAGATTTGAGGCATAGTTTTCAAGCAAAAATACCCGACAAAGTTAATGAAATCTTCAG agAATTCTTAGCACCCGGAGCACCTTGcgagataaatatagatgggAAGACGATGGAAAAAGTTCATCAAGAGATGAAAAATCCGAATCGATTCACGTTTGATTCCGCCGCTGAACACGTATATACGTTGCTTTTGAAAAAGGATTGTTATCCTAGATTTATTCGTTCCGATCagtatcgaaatttattagcCTCTGGTGTGCAGCCTTCGCAAAAAAAATG gttTTTTTTCGGGGGACAAgcgaaaaagaaagtttcttCGACTTCGACTTCGATCTCGGCCCCAACTCCGACAACGAGCACGTTGCAACATCATGCTGTAACCGCCggcgggggaggagggagtgGAGGTGGTAGTAAACGAAGAGGAAGCGATCGAAGTCTTTCCGGATCTGCTCACGAGTTAGCCATTTGTGGTATTCGAGATACGAGTTCGATGCCTAGAGTACCGCATTCTCACAGTCAGTCGAATCTCACCGATATCCCATATAG GGGAGATCTGGCTCGACTCGTAAAGATTCCAACAAGGCCTATCCCGCATAACGTTCA GGATGCTGGCACATCGGAAACATCGATGGCTCGCCCTGTGGACGACGTTTGCCCGTGGGACGTGGTTCCGGGACCGAGTATAGAGCACGATATAGATACGGGCGCACAGCTACGGCATCCAATATCATCTGGAGTGACGTCGTCGGTTGAAAGCCAAGCGGAAGAAGGAAACAATAACCTGATTAGCCAGTCGCATTCTATCGAAGTTGCGGCACGCCCGTCTCGCAAAAATTCATCGCAATTCGACTCCTGTAGTTCTTCATCGGACGTGAGCTTGGCGGTGACAGAAGCGGTATCGGAACATCTTCGAAAGTCTTGCAGTTTGCAACAAAGTAGCAGCACag GTGGTGGTTCGAGTACCTCGGAACGAGTCGGTATGACAACGCGAAATTATTCGATCGGTTCGGTTGGCGGAAGAGCGAAACTTGGAGAGATCGGTCGACCGTCGGCTTCGTCCTTCAATTATCCATCGCCGCAGCATTCGCTCGAATATTCGCACGTGGTGACGGAGATCCGATCGGAGGGGAAGGATATCGCCGAGGTGGTGGAGACCGAAACGAGGTCAAAACTCACGTTGCTGGAAAAGGAACATACGAAGAAAACTTTGAGCAAGGCCCCCCTGATAAGTATTAGCGCGATTGTGGGCGACCTGGCGAGCGATAGCTTTGCGGCTCAAGCGGAGGAACGAAAGGAGGACGATTGCGGCAAGGGTGTGGCGGCGAAGGAAGGGGAAGTGGAGATCGAGAAGAGGAAAGGGGAGGTGGAGGGTGATAAAGGTGATGCGGTTACCGTTGCGGAAGAAAATTTGGCGGTTTCGACTCGAGTGGAAACGGAGACGGAGGAATCGCTGGAGGAGGCGCAAGTCGTTCCTGTTTGGGAGCCGGACACCCGACAGGACGACCAAATAGCACCCGTTACCCAACCAGCTCCTCAACAAAAGCGTGACAATAACGTTAACGAAGTGTGCCCGTGGGAAGACGA GGAAAACTGTAGAGTGGATGCACCCTATGTGAAAACCTACGCGACTTTAGGTTATTTGTAA